Genomic window (Chloroflexota bacterium):
CGCTGATAACTAATATCTTTTTACTGGGTTCGTTTTGCGGTAACAATCTGAACAGTAGACTGGCCTATCACCACGGGGTTCAAAAGGTACTTCAGTGTCTTTGCCACACGTGGCGCATTTCACGGGAAACATCTGTCGCGGGGAGCCGTAGCTACTGGAACCACCACCGTAACTGCC
Coding sequences:
- a CDS encoding zinc-binding protein, translating into GSYGGGSSSYGSPRQMFPVKCATCGKDTEVPFEPRGDRPVYCSDCYRKTNPVKRY